The Iamia sp. SCSIO 61187 genomic sequence GAGATGGGCGGGGTGCTCGTCAGCTGGGCCGTGCCCCGCGGCCCGACCCTCGACCCCGACGTGCGCCGGCTGGCCGTCCACGTCGAGGACCACCCGCTCGACTACTTCGACTTCGAGGGGACCATCCCGGCGGGGGAGTACGGCGGTGGCGACGTCATCGTGTGGGACTGGGGGACGTGGTCGCTGGCCAAGGGCGACGACCCCCTCGCCGCGGTGGAGTCGGGCGAGCTCCACGTCGACCTGGTGGGGGAGCGCCTGGTCGGCCGCTTCGTGCTCATCCGCACCAAGCAGGACTGGCTGCTGCTCCACAAGCACGACGACCACGCCGTGCCCGGCTGGGACGCCGAGGACCACCCCACGTCGGTCAAGAGCGGGCGCACCAACGACGAGGTGAGGGCCGGCCCCGACGACGTGTGGGACCCCCACGCCCCGACCCGGCCCGTCGTCCCGTCCTGGGACCCGCCCACCGACGACGAGCTGGCCGCCCTCGACGCCCTGGGCGCCACCGGCGAGTGGGAGCTCCAGGGCCACCGGCTGAGGCTCACCAACCTCGACAAGGAGCTGTTCCCCGGTCGCGCCGGGGAGCCCCCGGTGACCAAGCGGGAGCTGGTGCGGTACCACGCCCGGGTCGCGCCCTCCCTCCTGCCGTACCTCCACGACCGGGCCGTCAACACCCTCCGCCACCCCGACGGCGCCGCCACCAAGGGGTTCTGGCACAAGGAGCGGCCGAGCCACGCCCCCGACTGGGTCATGGGCTGGACCTACCCCGACGCCGGCCCCGACGAGACCCAGACCTACGTCGTGGCCGACACGCCGGCGACGCTCGCCTGGCTGGCCAACTTCGCCGCCCTCGAGCTCAACCCGTGGACCTCGCCGACGACGGCTCACCGCTGCCCGACCTGGGCCCTGATCGACCTCGACCCGGGGACGAGCAGCACCTTCGACGACGTCATCACCCTCGCCCGCCTGCACAAGGTCGCCCTCGACCAGGTCGGGGTCGAGGCCGGGGCCAAGGTGACCGGGAAGCGCGGCATCCAGATCTGGATCCCGATCGCGCCGGGTCCGACCTTCGACGAGACCCGGGCGTGGGTCGAGACGATCTCCCGGGCGGTGGGCAAGGTCGTGCCCGACCTGGTCAGCTGGGCGTGGACGAAGCGGGACCGGGGCGGGAGGGCCCGGCTCGACTACACCCAGAACGCGGTCAACAAGACGCTGGTGGCGCCGTTCAGCACCCGCCCCGCCCCGGGGGCGCCGGTGTCGGTGCCGATCACGTGGGACGAGCTCGACGACCCCGACCTGGCCCCGGACCGGTGGACGGTCCGCACCGTCCTCGACCGGCTCGACGAGGTCGGCGACCCGCTGCGGGACCTCGTCGGGCTGCCCCAGACCCTGCCCGACCTGTAGCCGCCGGCGGTCGTCCCCCGGCCGGGTGGTTTCGGCGTCGTCGTCGGGGCGAGCGGGTGGCCATGGCTGCCACCCACCCCCACGCCCCCTCGGAGACGACCGGGAGGGGCCGCGACGCCACCGCGCCCCGGGAGATCCCCCGCAAGGGGTGGGTCGACGTCCTCAAGCGCACCAAGGACGAGGCCAAGGCCGACAACGTGCCCCTGCTCGCCGCCGGGGTCGCCTTCTACGCCCTCCTCTCGCTGGTGCCCGCCCTCGCCGCCCTGGTGTCGACCTACGGCCTCGTCGCCGACCCGGCGGACATCGACCGCCAGGTCTCCGACTCCCTCGCCGCGGCCCCCGAGGAGGTCCGGAACCTGGTGTCGGAGCAGATGACGGCGGTGACGCAGCAGTCGCAGGGCGGCCTCGGCATCAC encodes the following:
- a CDS encoding DNA polymerase ligase N-terminal domain-containing protein; translation: MATTPSDRLARYRAKRDFGVTAEPSGDRPPGTPPPEDGHRFVVQRHRASRLHYDVRLEMGGVLVSWAVPRGPTLDPDVRRLAVHVEDHPLDYFDFEGTIPAGEYGGGDVIVWDWGTWSLAKGDDPLAAVESGELHVDLVGERLVGRFVLIRTKQDWLLLHKHDDHAVPGWDAEDHPTSVKSGRTNDEVRAGPDDVWDPHAPTRPVVPSWDPPTDDELAALDALGATGEWELQGHRLRLTNLDKELFPGRAGEPPVTKRELVRYHARVAPSLLPYLHDRAVNTLRHPDGAATKGFWHKERPSHAPDWVMGWTYPDAGPDETQTYVVADTPATLAWLANFAALELNPWTSPTTAHRCPTWALIDLDPGTSSTFDDVITLARLHKVALDQVGVEAGAKVTGKRGIQIWIPIAPGPTFDETRAWVETISRAVGKVVPDLVSWAWTKRDRGGRARLDYTQNAVNKTLVAPFSTRPAPGAPVSVPITWDELDDPDLAPDRWTVRTVLDRLDEVGDPLRDLVGLPQTLPDL